The Candidatus Omnitrophota bacterium genome has a window encoding:
- a CDS encoding P-II family nitrogen regulator, which yields MKLVIAIIQPYKLEEVKEELYKAQVNLLTVSEVLGHGRQKGVTEVYRGARETGNLLRKIRLEIAVNDNYLEPTIKAIVKGAKTGETGDGKIFVLDLKECVRIRTEERGAIAIG from the coding sequence ATGAAATTAGTCATTGCGATAATTCAACCGTATAAATTAGAGGAAGTAAAAGAAGAGTTGTATAAAGCGCAGGTGAATTTGCTTACGGTAAGCGAGGTCCTAGGCCATGGCCGGCAGAAAGGCGTGACGGAAGTTTATCGGGGGGCCAGGGAAACCGGAAACCTTTTGCGTAAAATTCGTCTTGAAATTGCCGTAAATGATAATTATCTTGAGCCGACAATCAAAGCCATTGTTAAAGGGGCTAAGACCGGTGAAACCGGGGATGGCAAGATCTTTGTTTTGGATCTTAAGGAGTGTGTGCGTATAAGAACTGAAGAACGCGGGGCAATAGCTATTGGGTAA
- a CDS encoding ammonium transporter — translation MINSGDTAWVLISSALVLLMTPGLAFFYGGMVRRKNVLSVLMQCFIIMCVLSLQWVLVGYSLSFHPGNGFWGGLQWLGLNGVGLEPYADYSGTIPHQAFMIFQAMFAIITPALIIGAFAERMKFSAFLIFTLLWATFVYNPLCHWVWGIGGWLRNLGALDFAGGTVVHINAGIAALVTAIVLGKRNNLEKNVPTPHNMPFVVLGTALLWFGWFGFNAGSALAANGLAVNAFVVTNTAAAAAGLSWALIEWIRNGKPTIFGLCSGAVAGLVAITPAAGFVSVIPAIIIGLLVSVFCFIAVTVIKPLFGYDDSLDAFGVHCVGGIWGALATGLFASKLVNSAGANGVFFGNPKQFLVQLLAVGVTVVYTGVMTFIIYKLVDIFIGVRVDEKSEAMGLDLTQHRERAYTILE, via the coding sequence ATGATTAATTCAGGCGATACGGCGTGGGTTTTGATTTCATCAGCGCTGGTTTTATTGATGACTCCCGGCCTGGCTTTTTTCTACGGCGGCATGGTCAGGCGCAAGAATGTGTTAAGTGTTTTGATGCAATGTTTTATCATTATGTGTGTTTTAAGCCTGCAATGGGTTTTGGTGGGTTATAGTTTATCTTTTCACCCGGGAAATGGATTCTGGGGAGGGCTGCAATGGCTGGGTTTAAATGGAGTAGGTTTAGAGCCTTATGCGGACTACTCCGGAACGATTCCGCATCAGGCCTTTATGATCTTTCAGGCGATGTTCGCGATAATCACTCCGGCTTTAATCATCGGTGCGTTTGCCGAGAGGATGAAGTTTTCGGCTTTTTTAATTTTTACCCTGCTTTGGGCAACCTTTGTTTATAATCCTCTATGCCACTGGGTTTGGGGAATAGGTGGATGGCTGAGGAATTTGGGAGCTTTGGATTTTGCCGGAGGCACTGTCGTGCACATCAACGCCGGTATCGCTGCTTTAGTGACGGCAATTGTGTTAGGTAAAAGAAATAACCTGGAGAAAAATGTACCTACACCGCATAATATGCCTTTTGTGGTCTTAGGCACGGCGCTTTTATGGTTTGGCTGGTTTGGTTTTAATGCCGGAAGCGCTTTAGCGGCAAATGGCCTGGCGGTAAACGCTTTTGTCGTGACCAACACTGCCGCGGCGGCCGCGGGTTTAAGTTGGGCTTTGATTGAGTGGATCCGTAATGGTAAACCGACTATCTTCGGCCTTTGTTCGGGCGCGGTTGCCGGATTAGTTGCGATTACTCCAGCGGCGGGTTTTGTCAGTGTTATCCCGGCAATTATTATCGGTTTATTGGTAAGTGTATTTTGTTTTATCGCTGTAACCGTAATCAAACCTTTGTTTGGTTATGATGATTCGCTGGATGCTTTTGGCGTGCATTGTGTCGGAGGAATTTGGGGGGCATTGGCTACCGGGTTATTTGCCTCCAAGCTGGTTAATTCCGCCGGTGCCAACGGAGTATTTTTTGGTAACCCCAAACAGTTCCTGGTTCAGCTTTTAGCTGTAGGGGTAACTGTTGTTTATACGGGAGTTATGACCTTTATCATCTACAAATTAGTAGATATTTTTATCGGGGTCAGGGTGGATGAGAAGTCAGAAGCTATGGGCCTTGACCTGACACAGCATAGAGAGAGGGCGTATACCATATTAGAATAG
- a CDS encoding P-II family nitrogen regulator, which translates to MKLVIAIIQPYKLEEVKEELYKAEVNLITVSEVLGHGRQKGVTEVYRGSKETGNLLRKIRLEIAVNDNYLDQTIKAIVKGAKTGETGDGKIFILDLKECIRIRTEEQGNSAIG; encoded by the coding sequence ATGAAATTAGTCATTGCGATAATTCAACCGTATAAATTAGAGGAAGTAAAAGAAGAATTGTATAAAGCGGAAGTAAACCTGATTACCGTAAGTGAAGTTTTAGGGCACGGCCGGCAGAAAGGCGTGACGGAAGTTTACCGTGGTTCGAAGGAAACCGGAAACCTTTTGCGTAAAATTCGTCTTGAGATTGCCGTGAATGATAACTACCTTGACCAGACAATCAAAGCTATTGTTAAAGGGGCTAAGACCGGTGAAACTGGCGACGGTAAAATCTTTATCCTGGATCTTAAGGAATGTATCCGCATCCGCACCGAAGAGCAGGGAAACTCGGCGATAGGATAA
- a CDS encoding sigma-70 family RNA polymerase sigma factor, whose translation MGFEELHRKLSPTIKRIAYKLNGRYRSFSHEDLYQEASIHLWSNFLKGKLSDKTDSYILQGCYFHLRNYIRKVNERSNIISMDASLNTNNEATVEEVLGKYWSCPDCRQDLHNKFLAQSIRDNGFNPKEKRLLDYFSQGLTTRDIGKRMGISHVSVVKLMRKIRAKSQKHLDKI comes from the coding sequence ATGGGTTTTGAGGAGTTGCACCGGAAACTGTCGCCAACCATTAAGCGGATTGCCTATAAGTTAAACGGACGCTATCGTTCGTTTAGCCATGAGGATCTGTATCAGGAGGCCTCAATCCACCTTTGGAGTAATTTTCTAAAAGGCAAGCTTAGCGATAAGACCGACAGCTATATCTTGCAGGGATGTTATTTCCACTTGAGGAACTATATCCGTAAAGTAAATGAGCGTTCCAATATTATTAGTATGGATGCTTCTTTGAATACCAATAATGAGGCAACCGTAGAAGAGGTATTGGGGAAATATTGGTCTTGTCCGGATTGCCGGCAGGATTTACACAATAAGTTTTTAGCGCAAAGCATCCGGGATAATGGTTTTAACCCGAAAGAGAAAAGGCTGCTTGATTATTTTAGCCAGGGCCTGACTACCAGAGATATAGGCAAGCGTATGGGGATATCCCATGTCAGCGTGGTTAAGCTGATGCGCAAGATCAGGGCTAAATCCCAAAAACATTTAGATAAAATTTAG
- a CDS encoding ammonium transporter — protein MINQADTLFVLMSAAFVMLMTPGLAFFYGGMVRRKNILSVLMQCFVALCLLSLQWILFGYSLAFAPGNGFWGGLSWFGLNGVGATPYAGYSATIPHQAFMVFQMMFAVITPALIIGAFAERMKFSAFLVFTLLWATFVYDPLCHWVWGVGGWLRNLGVLDFAGGIVVHTSAGIAALVTTIVIGKRKNLEHTPSPHNLPFVVLGTALLWFGWYGFNAGSALAVNGVAVSAFIATNTAAAAAGLSWAFLEWIRNGKPTVFGIVTGSIAGLATVTPASGFVSPISAIIIGIAASIICFIAVAVTKPRFGYDDSLDAFGVHGVGGILGTLLTGVLASKIINPAGANGLFYGNSKQLLIQLVAVVVAVSYTFFATFVIYKLVDVFFRMRVSEKDELVGLDLTQHRERAYTILE, from the coding sequence ATGATTAATCAAGCAGATACGTTATTCGTTTTGATGTCGGCGGCCTTTGTAATGTTGATGACCCCCGGCCTGGCTTTTTTCTACGGCGGCATGGTCAGGCGCAAGAATATCTTAAGTGTCTTAATGCAATGTTTTGTGGCCTTATGTTTATTATCTTTGCAATGGATACTTTTTGGTTACAGCCTTGCATTTGCCCCGGGCAACGGATTTTGGGGAGGGCTTAGTTGGTTTGGCTTAAACGGAGTGGGGGCGACTCCTTACGCGGGTTATTCCGCGACTATCCCGCATCAGGCATTTATGGTTTTTCAGATGATGTTTGCCGTGATTACTCCGGCTTTAATTATCGGCGCTTTTGCCGAGCGGATGAAGTTTTCGGCATTTTTAGTTTTCACTTTGCTCTGGGCAACATTTGTTTATGATCCTTTGTGCCACTGGGTTTGGGGAGTTGGCGGATGGCTCAGGAACCTGGGTGTCTTGGATTTTGCCGGAGGAATTGTCGTGCATACCAGCGCAGGCATCGCCGCTTTAGTTACGACGATTGTTATCGGTAAGCGAAAAAACCTGGAGCATACGCCATCGCCGCATAATCTTCCTTTTGTAGTTTTGGGGACTGCGCTTTTATGGTTTGGCTGGTATGGTTTTAATGCCGGAAGCGCTTTAGCGGTAAATGGAGTTGCCGTAAGCGCTTTTATTGCTACCAATACTGCCGCAGCAGCAGCGGGTTTAAGCTGGGCATTTTTGGAGTGGATCCGTAATGGCAAGCCCACGGTATTTGGAATCGTAACCGGTTCAATTGCAGGACTTGCTACTGTTACTCCTGCCTCAGGATTTGTCAGCCCGATTTCAGCCATTATTATCGGGATTGCCGCCAGCATAATTTGTTTTATCGCGGTTGCCGTAACCAAACCGCGGTTTGGTTATGATGATTCTTTGGATGCTTTTGGCGTGCATGGCGTCGGAGGGATACTTGGCACGCTTTTGACAGGGGTATTGGCTTCTAAGATAATTAACCCGGCCGGCGCAAATGGATTATTCTATGGTAATTCTAAACAGCTGCTGATACAATTAGTTGCGGTTGTGGTTGCGGTTAGTTACACTTTCTTTGCCACTTTCGTTATTTACAAACTGGTAGATGTCTTCTTTAGGATGCGGGTAAGCGAAAAGGATGAGCTGGTTGGCCTTGACCTTACCCAGCATCGTGAACGCGCATATACAATTTTAGAATAA
- a CDS encoding P-II family nitrogen regulator yields MKKIEAIIRPAKVGDVCAALEKVGHPGIMITEIEGHGKQKGIEQEFRGKTYKTELLSKAKLEVVVNDRDLDKTIKAMREAAFTGKVGDGKIFVYPADNAIRIRTDEKGEDAV; encoded by the coding sequence ATGAAAAAGATAGAAGCTATAATTCGTCCCGCAAAAGTCGGCGATGTGTGCGCTGCCCTGGAGAAGGTTGGACATCCGGGGATTATGATTACTGAAATCGAAGGGCACGGCAAACAAAAAGGCATAGAGCAGGAATTCCGCGGCAAAACCTATAAAACAGAATTACTGAGCAAGGCAAAACTTGAGGTTGTGGTCAATGACCGGGATTTGGATAAGACAATCAAAGCTATGCGCGAAGCTGCTTTTACCGGGAAGGTGGGGGATGGTAAAATATTTGTTTATCCGGCAGATAACGCAATCAGAATCCGCACCGATGAAAAAGGAGAGGACGCGGTATAG
- a CDS encoding outer membrane beta-barrel protein: MMEKFGSIFKGIVSGSMVVIFLGLCFLGVNIPSVLAEDAGNMAPAAAPAATPAPAATPSLAPLMSILDKAGLANPLSKLGINIYGYSQAGYMYDSTVPKKGQTFMGFNNLKNTPLLDKIGLTIERTVDPSKRQLDWGFRSKTIWGFDSKWIHSNGLVATQTGRYQWDPLEAYVDVALPYVPMKIRVGKWIELAGFEQFDANIYGAFGDPSRALYSYSYSFLYAEPGTQTGAFATYILNPQWTFDAGLTRGWNQSTRDSNGTSDFLGRVTYTPSDKTCVIFVMTEGPEYPIAVGSNLPAGDNKHWWTALDLVVTQKVTDKLSLGTGLDYVDAPQIPGLKNGTKQWGAVDGYVSYAFDPHFTLNGRLEWYNDSSNGFATGASTGANYYESTVGVAIKPFPKDKILSNLLLRPEVRYDWANRKVFDNKDKGQLMLGGDILFTF, encoded by the coding sequence ATGATGGAGAAGTTTGGGAGTATATTTAAAGGTATCGTAAGCGGTAGTATGGTAGTAATATTTTTGGGATTATGTTTTCTTGGAGTAAATATTCCTTCTGTTTTGGCGGAGGATGCCGGCAATATGGCACCAGCAGCTGCGCCTGCGGCCACACCTGCGCCAGCGGCTACACCTTCGCTTGCGCCATTGATGAGTATTTTGGACAAGGCAGGACTGGCTAACCCTTTGAGCAAACTTGGGATTAACATCTATGGCTACAGCCAAGCCGGTTACATGTACGATAGTACAGTACCAAAAAAGGGCCAGACCTTTATGGGATTCAATAACTTAAAGAACACCCCGCTTCTTGACAAGATTGGTTTAACTATTGAGCGGACAGTAGATCCTTCTAAGAGACAGCTTGACTGGGGTTTTCGTTCGAAGACTATCTGGGGTTTTGATTCAAAATGGATACATTCAAACGGCCTTGTTGCTACGCAGACCGGACGCTACCAATGGGATCCTCTGGAAGCATACGTAGACGTAGCGCTGCCTTATGTGCCTATGAAAATTCGCGTCGGAAAATGGATTGAACTTGCCGGTTTTGAGCAATTCGACGCCAACATATATGGCGCATTCGGAGATCCATCCAGGGCACTATATTCCTATAGCTACTCGTTCCTCTATGCGGAGCCGGGTACGCAGACAGGGGCCTTTGCTACCTATATATTGAATCCTCAATGGACCTTTGACGCCGGCCTTACACGGGGTTGGAACCAGTCAACGCGGGATTCTAATGGTACTTCTGACTTCTTGGGCCGCGTTACCTATACGCCTAGCGATAAGACTTGCGTTATTTTCGTTATGACTGAAGGTCCGGAATACCCTATAGCTGTAGGAAGTAATTTACCTGCTGGCGACAACAAACATTGGTGGACTGCGTTGGATTTGGTGGTAACACAGAAGGTAACCGACAAATTGAGCCTGGGTACAGGCCTTGACTATGTTGACGCTCCGCAGATCCCCGGCTTAAAAAATGGCACCAAGCAATGGGGAGCCGTGGATGGCTATGTAAGCTATGCTTTCGATCCACACTTCACGCTTAATGGGCGGTTGGAATGGTACAACGATTCATCCAATGGTTTTGCTACTGGCGCATCCACCGGTGCCAATTACTACGAGTCCACAGTGGGCGTGGCTATCAAGCCGTTTCCAAAAGACAAGATTTTATCTAATTTGCTGCTAAGGCCGGAAGTCCGCTATGACTGGGCTAACCGCAAGGTCTTTGACAACAAGGATAAAGGTCAGTTGATGTTAGGCGGGGACATCTTGTTTACTTTTTAG
- a CDS encoding HAD-IC family P-type ATPase — MKIADLVYKDLLSVNLKSRTSEGVIREIVDQLYKSRKIKDKKRVLESLLKREKLGSTGIGDGIAIPHARIAELKEGLIFVGISREGIDFSSIDKKPVHLVMFFLTPLVESEMHLKILSKLAVLLDNKVFVRQILNCSTNEELYRALKYGGIEKEGFIALSKEEIYLELASSDNGISEVSAGKRLEVYGTNKLKAVKKTPLIIRFSLHLTNLLAVMMWICGALCFWAQMPEAGWACIAVVFINAIFSFWQEFKAEKAIEALSKLIPSNARLIREGKEKLVPTSEIVPGDIIMLEEGDNVPADARLIEAAELRLNNSAFSGESKLAYKFSEEFHDGKDFLWLEMPNLVFAGTSVASGMGKAVVIATGMGTEIGKIAYLTQTVKEDLSPLQREVNRIGKLISFISVAMGLVFFFAGLFFTKLTVFASGMFAIGIITANVPQGLMPTLTLALAMAVQRMAKRKALIKKLSSVETLGCTNVICTDKTGTLTTNQMSVRKIWIDDKVIEASGSGYEPAGEFTCKGSVLLKNVLRSAAFDQLMHICALCNTAKLNSPSETITYWSIIGDPTEAALLTLMRKAGYDADQERLKYPVLKRFPFESIRKRMSSIHTLPDGDTYALVKGSPKEILELCNKVMLGNDIADLTVEKKSEISASVERFAEEGLRVLGFAFCKINPKDISGATAQSVEKELVFVGATGMYDPPRPEVKDAVGICKKAGIRVVMITGDYQVTALSIARQVGIVSSQNYEVINGTDLIHMSDEQLKEKVGSKEIIFARANPEHKLRVVNTFKEMGNIVAVTGDGVNDAPALKRSDIGVAMGLRGTDVAKESAEMVLLDDNFASIVSAIEEGRAVFDNIKKFITYIFAHLVPEGIPFIFYVLFKIPVPIAVLQILAIDLGTEIFPALALGAEKPEPGIMNLPPRPKNKGVIDKMVLFRGYIILGLLSTAATLGSYYLILFQGGWKPGMQLEPNDTTFTNPLHLKAMTILFVGIVVMQIANVFNCRSEKYSTFRIGFFSNMRIFWSIAISFIFTCVLIYVPFFQKIFNTTGLSSGDWVILFLFMLSIFAIEELRKRFGNFS; from the coding sequence GTGAAAATCGCGGATTTGGTATATAAGGATCTATTAAGCGTAAACTTGAAATCCCGTACAAGTGAAGGTGTAATCCGGGAGATTGTCGACCAGCTTTATAAAAGCCGCAAAATTAAAGACAAAAAACGTGTTTTAGAAAGCCTTCTCAAAAGGGAAAAGCTTGGCAGTACCGGAATCGGGGATGGCATAGCTATCCCCCATGCTAGAATAGCTGAACTAAAAGAGGGATTGATATTTGTTGGCATCTCAAGGGAAGGAATAGATTTTTCTTCCATTGACAAGAAGCCGGTGCATTTGGTTATGTTTTTTCTGACTCCGCTGGTAGAAAGCGAAATGCATCTTAAAATTTTATCGAAGCTGGCCGTACTCTTGGATAATAAAGTATTTGTCCGGCAGATCCTGAACTGCTCAACCAACGAGGAGCTCTATCGGGCCTTAAAGTATGGAGGAATCGAGAAAGAAGGTTTTATCGCTTTAAGCAAAGAGGAGATTTATCTTGAATTGGCAAGCAGCGATAACGGTATCTCTGAAGTTTCCGCGGGAAAACGGCTGGAGGTATATGGAACCAATAAATTGAAAGCCGTTAAAAAAACCCCCTTGATTATAAGGTTCTCGCTCCATCTTACTAATTTACTGGCGGTGATGATGTGGATTTGCGGCGCCCTTTGTTTTTGGGCGCAGATGCCGGAGGCAGGTTGGGCCTGCATTGCCGTAGTCTTTATTAACGCGATATTTAGTTTTTGGCAGGAGTTTAAAGCGGAGAAGGCGATTGAGGCGCTTTCCAAACTGATTCCATCTAATGCCCGTCTAATCAGGGAGGGCAAGGAGAAGCTCGTGCCTACAAGCGAGATTGTCCCGGGAGATATCATTATGCTGGAGGAAGGAGATAACGTCCCCGCGGATGCCAGGTTGATCGAAGCTGCCGAATTACGCTTGAACAATAGCGCCTTCTCCGGAGAATCCAAGCTGGCCTATAAATTTTCAGAGGAATTTCATGACGGAAAGGATTTTCTGTGGCTGGAAATGCCTAATTTGGTTTTTGCCGGAACCAGCGTTGCCTCAGGCATGGGAAAAGCGGTGGTCATTGCCACGGGTATGGGGACCGAGATTGGTAAAATCGCCTACCTGACGCAGACGGTCAAAGAAGATCTCAGCCCGCTGCAAAGAGAGGTCAATCGCATCGGCAAATTGATTTCATTTATATCGGTAGCTATGGGTTTGGTTTTTTTCTTTGCGGGTTTATTTTTTACTAAATTGACGGTTTTTGCTTCGGGAATGTTTGCGATAGGTATTATTACGGCCAATGTTCCTCAGGGGCTCATGCCTACTTTGACCCTTGCCTTGGCCATGGCCGTGCAGCGGATGGCTAAGCGGAAAGCCCTGATCAAAAAACTTTCTTCAGTAGAAACGTTGGGTTGTACCAACGTTATTTGCACGGATAAAACCGGCACGCTGACAACCAATCAAATGAGTGTCCGGAAAATTTGGATCGATGATAAGGTTATCGAAGCCTCCGGAAGCGGATATGAACCGGCAGGAGAATTTACTTGTAAGGGCAGCGTTCTTTTAAAAAATGTTCTTCGGAGCGCTGCTTTTGATCAGCTGATGCATATTTGCGCATTATGCAATACCGCAAAGCTAAATTCTCCCTCAGAGACGATAACGTATTGGAGTATTATTGGCGATCCGACGGAAGCCGCATTATTGACCTTAATGCGAAAAGCCGGTTATGACGCCGACCAAGAGCGCCTAAAATATCCGGTACTAAAACGTTTTCCATTTGAATCGATACGTAAGAGAATGAGCTCTATCCATACTCTTCCCGATGGAGATACTTATGCGTTGGTTAAGGGCTCTCCTAAAGAGATCCTGGAGCTTTGTAATAAGGTTATGCTTGGAAACGATATCGCGGATTTGACTGTAGAGAAGAAATCGGAAATATCCGCTTCTGTAGAGAGGTTTGCCGAAGAAGGTTTAAGGGTTTTGGGTTTTGCATTTTGTAAAATTAATCCCAAGGATATTTCCGGGGCGACGGCGCAGTCGGTTGAAAAAGAGTTGGTTTTTGTCGGAGCCACGGGTATGTATGATCCACCCCGGCCGGAAGTAAAAGATGCTGTCGGGATTTGCAAAAAAGCCGGAATTCGCGTGGTGATGATTACCGGTGATTATCAGGTAACCGCCCTATCTATCGCCAGGCAGGTAGGGATTGTGTCTTCGCAAAATTACGAAGTTATTAACGGAACAGATTTGATTCATATGAGCGATGAGCAATTAAAGGAGAAGGTTGGCAGCAAAGAAATTATTTTTGCCAGGGCAAATCCCGAGCATAAATTAAGGGTGGTAAATACTTTTAAGGAGATGGGTAATATCGTGGCGGTGACCGGAGACGGCGTCAACGATGCCCCTGCCCTTAAGCGTTCCGATATTGGCGTGGCGATGGGGCTGCGCGGGACTGACGTGGCCAAAGAATCCGCCGAGATGGTTCTGCTCGACGATAATTTTGCCAGTATCGTTTCGGCTATTGAAGAGGGCCGGGCGGTATTCGATAATATCAAGAAATTTATTACCTATATCTTCGCCCACCTTGTACCCGAGGGGATACCTTTTATATTCTATGTTTTATTTAAGATTCCCGTGCCGATTGCCGTACTGCAGATTTTAGCTATTGATTTGGGCACGGAGATTTTTCCCGCCTTGGCCTTAGGCGCGGAGAAACCCGAGCCGGGGATAATGAACCTTCCGCCAAGGCCTAAGAATAAAGGAGTGATTGATAAAATGGTGCTCTTTAGAGGTTATATCATTTTGGGGCTGTTGAGCACGGCGGCAACCTTAGGTTCCTATTATCTTATACTTTTTCAGGGAGGATGGAAACCCGGAATGCAGCTTGAGCCAAATGACACTACCTTTACTAATCCGCTGCATCTGAAGGCAATGACCATTCTTTTTGTTGGTATTGTCGTGATGCAAATCGCCAATGTTTTTAATTGCCGCAGCGAAAAATATTCAACATTTAGGATCGGGTTTTTCAGTAATATGCGTATTTTCTGGAGTATTGCCATTTCGTTTATTTTTACCTGCGTCTTGATCTACGTGCCGTTTTTTCAGAAGATATTCAATACTACGGGTTTAAGCTCAGGGGACTGGGTGATATTATTTCTATTTATGCTATCGATATTTGCTATCGAAGAATTGCGGAAACGTTTTGGGAATTTTAGTTGA
- a CDS encoding glutamine synthetase III, translated as MSIRQKVLFKIKSTELEKIDSPKKVSSYFGVNTFSTETMQKHISKGTFEAFKTWMSEGKTITLAQANEIANAMKDWAMAKGATYYTHWFQPMTGLTAEKHDSFISITAPGKVIEKFSGNKLIQGEPDASSFPSGGIRATFEARGYTAWDPSSPAFIIESKLGKTLCIPTIFISYHGEALDKKLPLLRSDEALNNAALGLIKLFGHKDVKKIFSTCGPEQEYFLIDKNYYNLRQDLIMTGRTLVGAPSPKGQQLEDQYFGTIKERVVNFMFEVAEEAYKLGIPVMTRHNEVAPHQYEFAPIFEESNIAADHNQLLMELMKKVALRHGLVCLLHEKPFAGINGSGKHLNWSLADDKGDNLLNPGQTPEDNLQFLAVLAAVLRAVYLHADLLRASVALAGNEHRLGANEAPPAIISVFLGEQLTSILNMIEKGVKSKVSKADIIDLGIARLPKFNKDSTDRNRTSPFAFTGAKFEFRAVGSSQNISTPIAVINTIIAESLDYVAEQIKRAKSTGKDFNSAVLMVISKIVKETKDIRFEGNNYAEEWIKEAKKRGLPNIASTYESLEALTKKENIALFEKYKVFSKEELIARYHIWVHMYNLILEIEANTLNEMVNASVVPAGYEYEKLLAANLDALVKLQKDAGLKVDIAALKDKKEHLAEIVAKIYYVRRNVGEMVKLLEDARKLSNEKRAKLYFDELKPLMEHIRKHVDQLECVVSDDAWDLPKYREMLFIK; from the coding sequence ATGAGTATAAGACAGAAAGTTTTATTTAAAATTAAAAGTACCGAATTAGAGAAAATAGATTCTCCTAAAAAAGTTTCTTCTTATTTCGGTGTGAATACCTTCAGCACCGAGACCATGCAAAAGCATATTTCCAAAGGTACTTTTGAGGCATTCAAGACCTGGATGTCCGAAGGTAAAACCATAACTTTAGCGCAGGCAAATGAGATTGCTAACGCGATGAAAGACTGGGCAATGGCAAAAGGCGCTACTTATTATACGCACTGGTTTCAGCCGATGACCGGGCTTACCGCGGAAAAGCATGACAGTTTTATTTCGATAACCGCTCCGGGAAAAGTAATCGAAAAATTCTCGGGGAATAAATTAATCCAGGGTGAACCGGATGCCTCCAGTTTTCCATCAGGAGGAATCCGGGCAACCTTTGAAGCCAGAGGTTATACTGCTTGGGATCCTTCCAGCCCGGCATTTATTATTGAAAGCAAGCTCGGTAAGACTCTCTGTATTCCCACGATATTCATTTCTTACCATGGAGAAGCCCTGGATAAGAAGCTGCCGCTTTTACGTTCGGATGAAGCGTTAAACAATGCCGCTTTAGGCCTGATTAAACTTTTCGGCCATAAAGATGTAAAAAAGATATTTTCTACCTGCGGGCCGGAGCAGGAATATTTCCTGATCGATAAGAACTATTACAATTTACGCCAGGATTTGATCATGACCGGCCGGACCCTGGTTGGAGCGCCATCTCCTAAAGGCCAGCAGTTAGAGGATCAGTATTTCGGCACGATTAAAGAGCGGGTGGTTAATTTTATGTTTGAGGTGGCTGAAGAGGCTTATAAATTGGGTATACCGGTAATGACCCGGCACAATGAAGTTGCCCCGCATCAGTATGAATTTGCTCCGATATTTGAAGAATCAAATATTGCCGCCGATCACAATCAGTTGCTTATGGAATTGATGAAAAAAGTTGCTTTACGCCATGGCCTGGTTTGTTTATTGCATGAGAAACCTTTTGCCGGAATCAACGGCAGCGGCAAGCATTTAAACTGGTCGCTGGCAGATGATAAAGGCGATAATTTACTTAATCCGGGACAGACTCCGGAAGATAATTTACAATTTTTAGCCGTCCTAGCCGCGGTTTTAAGGGCGGTTTATCTGCACGCCGATTTATTGCGCGCTTCAGTTGCCCTTGCCGGCAACGAGCACCGCTTAGGCGCTAATGAAGCCCCTCCGGCGATTATTAGTGTATTCTTAGGGGAGCAGTTAACCTCTATTTTAAATATGATTGAAAAAGGGGTTAAGTCTAAAGTTTCTAAAGCTGATATTATTGATTTAGGCATAGCCCGCTTGCCTAAATTCAACAAGGACTCAACTGACCGTAACCGTACTTCGCCTTTTGCTTTTACCGGCGCAAAGTTTGAATTCCGTGCCGTCGGTTCATCGCAGAATATCTCCACACCCATTGCGGTAATCAATACCATCATTGCTGAAAGCCTTGATTATGTCGCTGAACAGATCAAGCGGGCCAAATCTACGGGAAAGGATTTTAATTCCGCGGTGTTAATGGTAATTTCCAAGATTGTTAAAGAAACCAAAGATATCCGCTTTGAAGGAAATAACTACGCGGAAGAATGGATTAAAGAAGCCAAGAAGCGAGGGTTACCGAATATCGCTTCAACTTATGAATCCCTGGAAGCTTTAACCAAAAAAGAGAATATTGCCCTTTTTGAGAAGTACAAAGTCTTCTCTAAAGAAGAGTTGATTGCCCGTTACCATATCTGGGTCCATATGTATAACTTGATTCTTGAAATCGAGGCCAATACCTTAAACGAAATGGTTAATGCTTCGGTAGTGCCGGCAGGCTATGAATATGAAAAATTGTTGGCGGCAAACCTGGACGCGTTGGTCAAGTTGCAGAAAGATGCCGGCTTAAAAGTAGATATCGCGGCATTAAAAGACAAAAAAGAACATTTGGCTGAAATAGTCGCTAAGATATATTATGTGCGCAGAAATGTTGGTGAAATGGTTAAGCTGCTTGAGGATGCTAGGAAGCTAAGCAATGAAAAACGCGCCAAGCTTTATTTTGATGAGCTTAAACCTTTGATGGAGCATATTCGAAAGCATGTTGACCAGCTGGAATGCGTAGTTTCCGATGATGCCTGGGATTTGCCTAAGTATCGCGAAATGCTGTTCATTAAATAG